In Rhododendron vialii isolate Sample 1 chromosome 9a, ASM3025357v1, the following are encoded in one genomic region:
- the LOC131299779 gene encoding GDSL esterase/lipase 7-like: protein MFAFTNAVYKQVGMFLLSQRTSSKSTVQMKKSSKVITQERWSGNKYGKSISGSRKQRLTMLVLFSYLLLHLSGMFSMTCLAESDGPNLYVFGDSIFDSGRKSAHASGLKAGYMPYGIECIWNGQFRFTNGKTIPELIASELNSTKPVSIDEANMVPETGVIYASASAGILPETGKTFGENYDMEKQVGLFKDTIENSLRPKLQYAHRVTKYLSDSIFLINIGSSDYIYNCLQPNKCNRSRQHNGEDFAALLTTKLGNQLEDLYKLGAKKKVVFQLGPLGCWPYVLNMVKPASNCAEDVNKLVSTFNDKLGAKVKELSEKLEGSSFVTARIFDLIKSMIQNPKDYGFQEIRWPCCATKENGTGLCIQPNKFKGEVSPEVVKAMMPPGLNVDQRVAQIQFQCLDLPPLNITLPRMKDGKALAAFCPERKLYLFFDELHLTQSSYKVIANQCLNSTTSGGIGSPYGISDLVEVK, encoded by the exons ATGTTTGCCTTCACAAACGCTGTTTATAAGCAAGTTGGTATGTTTTTGTTGTCTCAACGGACGAGTTCCAAATCAACGGTCCAAATGAAGAAGAGCAGTAAGGTTATAACTCAAGAAAGATGGAGTGGTAACAAATATG GAAAATCGATATCAGGATCGCGTAAGCAAAGGTTGACCATGTTAGTTCTATTTAGTTACCTTCTCTTGCATTTGAGTGGTATGTTTTCCATGACATGCCTAGCAGAAAGTGACGGGCCCAATTTGTACGTATTTGGTGATTCGATATTTGACAGTGGCCGCAAGAGTGCTCATGCATCTGGTTTGAAGGCAGGTTACATGCCCTATGGCATAGAATGTATTTGGAATGGCCAGTTCAGATTCACAAATGGGAAGACAATTCCGGAACTTATAG CTTCGGAACTCAATTCAACGAAACCTGTATCAATCGATGAAGCTAATATGGTTCCTGAAACTGGAGTTATTTATGCTTCTGCATCAGCTGGTATTCTTCCTGAGACAGGAAAAACATTT GGTGAGAACTACGATATGGAGAAACAAGTTGGCCTTTTCAAAGACACTATCGAAAATAGCTTGCGACCTAAATTGCAATATGCACATAGAGTCACAAAATACTTGTCGGATTCGATATTTTTGATTAATATAGGTAGCAGCGACTACATTTACAATTGTCTCCAGCCCAACAAGTGTAACAGAAGTCGACAACATAATGGTGAAGATTTTGCTGCACTTCTCACAACCAAGCTCGGAAACCAATTGGAG GACCTATACAAGCTTGGTGCCAAAAAGAAGGTAGTTTTTCAACTTGGGCCACTAGGTTGTTGGCCATACGTTCTAAACATGGTAAAACCAGCAAGCAACTGTGCTGAAGATGTAAATAAGTTGGTATCTACGTTCAATGACAAGCTCGGTGCCAAGGTCAAAGAACTAAGTGAAAAACTAGAGGGGTCATCATTTGTGACAGCAAGAATATTCGATCTCATTAAAAGCATGATCCAAAATCCGAAGGATTATG GGTTTCAAGAAATAAGATGGCCATGTTGTGCAACTAAAGAAAACGGAACCGGGTTATGCATACAACCTAACAAATTTAAGGGCGAAGTATCTCCTGAAGTTGTGAAAGCGATGATGCCTCCCGGCTTGAATGTAGACCAAAGGGTAGCCCAAATTCAATTTCAGTGTTTGGATCTTCCACCTCTTAACATTACATTACCTCGAATGAAGGATGGAAAAGCACTAGCTGCTTTCTGTCCAGAAAGGAAGCTGTATCTTTTCTTCGACGAACTTCACCTGACCCAGAGCTCTTACAAAGTTATAGCTAACCAGTGCCTCAACAGTACCACTTCAGGTGGCATTGGTTCTCCATATGGCATCAGTGACTTGGTTGAAGTCAAATAA